The genomic stretch CTGGGTGATGCTGCCGCAGGTGGTGGTGTCGCCAGCGCCCGTGCCGATGGTGGCCTTGAGCTGCGTCACCCAGTTATTGAGATCGTTTGATGCGAGCGAGCCGCCAGCAGCAGGCACCGTTGCGCAAGCGGCGGTGCCATTGAAGACATAGGCCGCCGCATTCAGCCGGTTGGCGCGCATCGCCTCGATAATGGAGTTTGCGGCCATCACCGCTTGGCTGCTTTCCAATGAGCCTTGCCCACCGCGCAGGGCCAATGCCTGCATGGAGGCCACACCCAGCATGCCCACCGCCAGCACCACCACGGCAACGAGGACTTCGATCAAGCTCATGCCGCGGATGTGCCGGGGGAGAGATTTCAATTGGGTGGGGGTTTTCATGAACAGGTCACCTTTTTCACCGAGATCACACCACTGATCTGCACACATACATAGCGCGAGTGCCCGGCCACCGAGACTTGGAGTTGCTGCGCGCTGTCCGCGACGCCAGAGGCCCGGAACTGTATCCCGGCCGCCGCCCCAGAAACTTGCACGCTGCCCGGCATGGAAATCTCACGCACCAGTTCCGTGGTGGCGGCATTGGCCGGATCCTGCCAATACACCACCATCCGGCTTGCGGAAGCGGCGCAGCTGGTTCCGGACGCGGAAGCACAGGCGATGATGCGCTGGTTGCGCTTCAAGGCCTCCGACCGGGCTAGTTGCAGCGCCCCGGTCACCTCTTCCGACGCCCCGCGAACCCGACTGTTGTTGATCATGTCGGTCATGGCAGGCACGGCGACGACCGCGATGATGCCCAGGACCGCGACGGTCACCATCAGCTCCACCAAGGTGAAGCCGCGCGAGCCGCGGTGCAGCGGGTGTGGGTACAGGTGTGACAACGTGGCGCCCCTCCCAGTTTGGCGAGTCAACCTTATCCATCGTGCCACGGGGTTGCCAGTCAGGACCGACGGGCGGGCACTCGCCGGGGGCAGGCGGTGGGTGGCCGCACCCCTTAGCCAGGTCAGCCCCCCCATTGTCGCCTCTGCTACCCTGAGGAAAAGCCGCCGACCCGCCTTGAACGCCTCCCCGGATCCCCTTGCCGCGCTCTGGCGCCCGCCCGCCCTTCTCGGCGTGATGCTGGGTGGCGAGGCATTGGCGGCAATCCTTGCCCTGGCCCCCGCCGAGAGCAGCGAGCGCCTGGTGCAGTTCGGGCTGGCCTCACTGGGCATCCAGTGGGTGGCCTTGGGCACGCTCTGCGCACTGTATCTCCTGCGCAACCGCCTCGGCCGACTGCCACCGATGACGTTGGCCTGGGTCTGCCTAGGCTTGTTCCTGGCAATGAGCCTGCTGGTGTCGATGGCGGCCTGGAGCGTGCTGGCCGTGGGCGGACTCGGTGACGGCAGCCGCCAGGCCTTCGTCCTGCGCACGCTGGCGATCGCGCTGGTGGTGGGCCTGATCGGTCTGGTCAGCTATCAGAACTACTGGCGTTCACGACGGCTGGCAGTGCGCGCCAAGCAGCTGGAGCTGGAAGCACTGCAGGCGCGGATCCGCCCGCACTTCCTGTTCAACACGCTCAATACCGGCGCGGCGCTGGTGCATGCGCGACCGGACGAGGCGGAGCGCGTGCTGCTGGATCTGGCCGACCTGTTCCGAAGCGCACTGCGCGGCCCGCAGCTGATCCCGCTGGCGGAAGAACTGGCGTTGACCCGCCGCTACCTGGAAATCGAAGCCCTGCGCTTCGGGCCGCGCTTGCAGCTGACCTGGGATTTGCCGGAAACGTTGCCGGAAGTGCCGGTGCCCTCGCTGTCGATCCAGCCGCTGGCGGAGAACGCGATCCGCCACGGCATAGAGCGCCTGCCCTCGGGCGGCCGGCTGGAGGTCGCAGTCCGTCCGGGCGAGGACGCGATCGAAATCGTCATCACCAACGACCTGCCCGCAGTCGAAAGCAGCCACAAGGGCCACGCGATCGGACTCGCCTCGGCGCGCGAGCGGGTGCAGGCGATGACCGGGGGACGCGGGCGGATCGATGCCTCGGTGGAGGACGGGCGGTACGTGGCGCGGATGCACCTGCCCGCTTGAACCACCCTCACGCTTGGCAAGGACGGCGGCCGCACCGGGGGACCGCCGTCGGAAATCGGCACCACGTGCCGCAACGCAGTCGTCAGGCAACCACGCGGTAACAGGGTTTGTACTCGCCCGAGATCTTCATCCGGCGCTGCTCCACGAACGCGCGCAGCAGCGCGTCCAGCGCGAGCATGATGTCCGGATCACCGTGGATCTCGAACGGCCCATGCGCTTCGATCCGGCGCATGCCATCTTCCTTGACGTTACCGGCGACGATGCCAGAGAACGCGCGGCGCAGGTCGGCCGCCAGTTCATGCGGCTTGCGCCCGTGGTGGAGGTCCAGCCCCGCCATCAGCTCGTGGGTGGGCACGAACGGCTGCTGGAACTCCAGCGGCACATCGATGCCCCAGTTGAAGAAGAAGGAATCCTTCTGCGCGATGCGCTGTTCCTTGACCTTGCGGATGCCCATGTCCATGCGCTTGGCCACGCGCGCGGGATCGGCCACGATGATTTCGTAGAGCCGGGCCGCATCGTCGCCCAGCGTCAGGCGGATGAACCTGTCGATCTGCTCGAAGTACGGCGCGGCGCCGGTGGGCCCGGTCAGGATCAGCGGGAAGCGCAGGTGCGCGTTTTCCTCGCGCAGCAGGATCCCGAGCAGGTACAGGATTTCCTCGGCCGTGCCGACACCGCCGGGGAACACCACGATGCCGTGGCCCATGCGGACGAAGGCCTCGAGGCGCTTCTCGATGTCCGGCATGATCACCAGGTGGTTGACGATGGGGTTGGGCGACTCGGCGGCGATGATGCCCGGCTCGGTGACGCCGATGTAGCGTGTGCGGCGGCGACGCTGCTTGGCATGGGCGATGGTGGCGCCCTTCATCGGCCCCTTCATCGCGCCCGGGCCGCAGCCGGTGCAGATGTCCATCCCGCGCAGGCCCAGCTCGTAGCCCACCTGCTTGGTGTACTTGTATTCCTCCTGCCCGATCGAGTGGCCGCCCCAGCACACCACCAGGTTGGGATCTGCAGGATGCAGCACGCGCGCATTGCGCAGCAGCCGGAACACCGCATCGGTGATGCCTGAGGAGGTGTTCAGCTCCTCGTCGCCGTTGAGGTCGATGGCGGTGAACGCGAGATCGCGCACCACAGCGAACAGCAGTTCGGCCACGCCCGCGATGATCTGGTCGTCGACGAAGGCCATCGCCGGGGCATTGGTGAGCTCGATGCGCACCCCGCGGTCCTGCTGGCGCACCTGGATGTCGAAGTCGGGATACAGCTCCTGCGCAGCGCGCGGATCGTCCGAGGCGCTGCCGGAAGTCAGCACCGCCAGCGCGCAGCGGCGCAACAGGTCGTGCAGGCCACCGGCGGACGCATCGCGCAGGCGCGCGACTTCCTCGCGCGACAGCACGTCCAGCGCGCCACGCGGATAGATGTGCGTGGAGACGGTAGGGAGAGTGGGGGTAAAGGGGATGGCCGCGCCCTGCGGCAAGGTGGTGGTCGTATCGTTCATGCAGCCAGTCTAGCGCGCGGCTGCGGATCCGGTCAGGGGGCAGCGACGATGCGGCGCCCAGCCTGCGCACGCCCCCGCCAAAAGCAAACGGCCGGGTTGCCCCGGCCGTTTGATCTGCAACAGCCGATTGCTATCAGAACTGGTAGCGAACGGTCAGCAACGCCTGCCAGCGCGAAATCACGCGGGACGGATTGGCGTAGGAGTCGTAGACGCCGAACTCCTGCCACGCCGGCGAAGCGGCGGTGCCGAGGTCGTAGACATACTTGCCGTTGGTGACGCCACTGACGTAGGCGAGGCGACGGGTCCCGAAGAAGCCCAGGCCATCCTGCTGCCCCCAGTCCTTGTTGACCATGTTCAGGAAGTTGTAGATGTCCAGGCGGACGACGACCTTGTTGCCCTTGAAGAAGCCGGGCAGCTCCTGCTGGAAGCCGACGTCGAGCTGGTTGATCCACGGCTGGTGCGAGGAATTGCGCTCGGCGATCTGGCCGCGACGCGAGCTCAGGTACGGATCGCTGTCGATGAAGGCCTGGAAGGCCTGGATCTGCGCGGCGGTCGTGCCGGCCTTGTACGACACGATCGGGTCGTTGGCCAGCGGGATGTAGGCCAGGTCGACGTTGTTGATGCTGTCGCCGTTCACGTCGGTACCGAACGTCCAGCTGTACGGCAGGCCATTGCGGCCGTTGTAGTACATAGAGACGGTGGTCTTGTAATCACCGAAGAACGCATGCTCCCAGCTCATCGACGCCTTCACCGACAGGGGCACGTCGAATCGCGCCGTCGACTCGATGGAGTCGTTCGGATTCACGCGGGCCACGTAGTTGTAGTTCGAGATGGCGCGCGAAGCGGTACCCGGCGTGACGTCGGTGCTGTGCGTCTGGGTGATGCTGAAGTTGCCGCGGAACCCGTTGGACAGGGCCTTCGTCAGCGAGAAGGTGATCGAATCCGACTTGCCCTTGTTGGTGTTGGTCAGCAGCGTGGACTGGTAATCGAGTTCGCGGAACGAACCATTGTTCTTGCTGCTGCCATAACCCGCCGTCCAGTACGAATCACGCCCGTCCGGCAGCGTGCCGTTCGGCGTGCCGATGTTCGGCAGCTTGTAGTCGATGGCGTTCTTGGACTTGATGTGCTGGTACTCGATGCTTCCGGTCAGGCCCCACCAAGGCAGTTCGGCATCGAAGCCCAGCGCGAACTTCCAGGCGCCCGGCATCTTGAAGTCCGGATCAAGCACGTCGATCGTGCAGCGCGCATTGGTGGCGCACACGCCGGCCTGGACGTTGGTCGGACCCGGCTGGTTGGCCGGATCGGGGTTGAACGGGTCGGCGACCGGATTGGTGCCGTTGTAGCCCTTCGGCGAGACCACGCCGTTGTTCGCATACGGGTTGGTCAGCCACACGTAGGGCGCGACCGTCTGGAACAGGCCGACGCCGCCACGCAGCTGCATCTGGCGCTCGCTGTCGAAGGTGTAATTGAAGGCGAAGCGCGGTTCGAACACCTTGTTCTTCGAGCCCAGCGTACTGGCGCTGGTGTAACCGAAGCGGCTCTCCCACACCGGCGCGCCCGGCGTGGCGCCCGGGGCCGTGTTGGTGGCGCTCTGCAGCGCAACCGGCGGCGCGTGGTCTGCCTTCGGCAGGTTGACGCGCACGCCGAACACCAGCGACAGGTTATCGGTGGCCTGCCAGGTATCCTGCAGGAACGGGCTGACCTGGGTGTACTTCCAGGTACCGGCGCTGTCGGCGAGGCTCACGCCCGCCGGCAGGTAGTTCTTGGTGAAGAAGCCGTAGTTCTTGGCAAGGATCTCGTCGACGGGCGTGCCGTTGCCGTTCTTGTCGTAGAACCCGTAGGAACCGTTCAGCAGCGAGCCGAACACGTTGCCCACTTCGTTGCTCAGGAAGTCGACGCCACCCTTGATGACGTGGTCGCCGGCGTAATAGGTGCCGGACAACGTGCCGCTGATGCGCTTGCTGGCAATCGAGTTCTCGTGGCGGAAACGGTCTTCGCCGCCAATCACCCACGGCGCCCTGCTGTTCTGGGGCGTGGCGTTGCAGTCGGCGGCCACCGCGGTGAAGCAGGCGAAGACCTCGGGCTGGTTGACGGCCGCGCCGTTGTTCACGTTGTACTTCTGGTAACCGATCTTCAGCTCCGTGCTGAAGTTCTCGGTCCAGTCGCTGAACAGCTGGACGGAATAGTTGTCCGTCTTGTTGGCGCTGGTGTACCAGTTGCTGGGCAGGATGGCGCTGATGTCACGCACGTACGAGCTGTACGGGGTCGGCCGGGTTTCTTCGGTGCGCTGGAAGGTGAAGCTGGCGCGCTGGCTGTCGTTGATGTTCCAGTCCAGCTTGGCCAGGGTGCGCTTGTTCTTCAGCGACACCGCGCCAGCGTCGCCGTAGGTGCCCGCGTCGATGCCGATGGCATCAAACGCACTCGCGACGTCGTTGACCTGCTGGGAAGTCAGCTTGCCGCTGCTGACCGCGTCGGTGCCGACGCCGGCAAGGCCGCTGATTTCCTGTTCCTCGTAGGAGCCGAAGAAGAACAGCCGGTCCTTGATGATCGGGCCGCCGAAGGTGGCACCCTTGGTTTCGTTCTTGTCGAAGCCCTTGTAGGCCGGACCACCGAGGCGGCCCACCATGCTACTGGCATCGGTCAGGGTGTAGTACACCGACCCGCGGAAATCGTTGGTGCCCGACTTGGTGACCGCATTGATGTTCGCGCCGACGGAATCGGAGGTCACGTCGAACTCGGTGACCTTGATGTCATAGGCGGCGATGGTGTCGGGGGAAATCGGCGAGCCGGTGAAGCCCAGGCCGTTGGCGTTCAGGCCGAACGGGTCGTTCACCGACAGGCCATCGACGCTGATCGTGTTGTAGCGGTTGTTCTGGCCGGCCACGGAGATCGAACCGTCGTTCTGGTCGGTTACGGTGACGCGCGGATCCAGACGGGCGATGTCGTCCAGCGAACGGTTGCCGCTCACCGCGGTCTCCAGCTGGCGGCCGCTGATGGATGTGCCCATGCCCTTGTTGTTCGCGTCGAACAGGTAGTCGCCGGCATTGCCGATCACCTGCACGGTCTCGATGTTGGTGATCGCCGCGCCCAGGGTCGCGTTGACGGTGCTCACCTGGTTGAGCGTCAGGTAGACGTTTTCCTCGGTCTTGCTGCCCTCGCCCGCCTTGTTGACGACGATGGTGTACGGGCCGCCCACGCGCAGGCCACGGGCGTTGTAGCGGCCGCTGGCATCGGTGGTGGCACGGCTGACCGTGCCCGACTCGACGTGGGTGATGATGATTTCGGCGCCCGCAACGGGCTGGCCGCCGGCCGAGACGACTTGGCCACCGACGCCGGCGGAGGTGCTCTGGGCGAAAACGGGAGCCGCAGCGAGCGCGACCATCAGGCCCAGCGACAGCTTGGAGAGCCGGGCGCGGTTCGGATGCTTCATGGTATGACCTCTGAGGATGGAGAAATGACGACGGGCTATGAACGGCAACTGCCGGCACGCCCGTCATGCGACGGTTGTCGGCATTTTCGTGGGGCTCCCGCCGCCGTACCATGGCGCACGGGATTACCAAAGTTTAACACGGTAGCCAGACCGCATGACCGCGCCATGACAGCGGCGTGACCGGCTGCCACCGGTGGACGGAAGCTCAGGCGGCTGCGTGCAGGTAGGAGGCGAGGCCGTCCAGCAGCATCTGTACGGAGATCGCCACGATCACCATGCCCATCAGGCGCTCGACTGCGGTCAGCACGCGCGTTCCCAGCAGCTTCTTGAGCCATGTGGCGGAAAACAGGATGGCAGCGGTTGCGCCCCAGGCCAGCACCAGCGCCAGCATCCAGTCGCCCATCCGGTCGGGCTCCTGGCTGCCCAGCAGCATCACCGCGGCCATGCCGGAGGGGCCGGCGATCATCGGGATCGCCAGCGGCACGATGAAGGGCTCCCCGCCCGGCACGTCCCCCATCACCCCGTCGGCGGTCGGGAAGATCATCCGCAGGCCGATCAGGAACAGCACGATGCCGCCGGCGATGGAAACCGACTCCTGCCGCAGGTGCATCAGTTCCAGCGCGTACTGGCCGCCCCACAGGAACAGCATCAGCACCACCAGCGCGATCAGCAGCTCGCGCGCCAGCACCTTGCGCTGGCGGGCCGGCGGCAAGTCCTTGAGCACGCTCAGGAACACCGGGATGTTGCCCAGCGGATCGAGGATGAAGAACAGCAGCAGGGCGGCGGCGGCGACGGTCATCGGCGGATTCTCGCACGCAGGCGATGGCAGGGATATTGCGTGGAGGACGGCGATGCGCCCCGGTGGAACCATTCGACCACGGAGCCGGCGGGCGCCGGCTCCATGTGGGTACCGACGGCGCGACTATCGCGACGAGACGTCGCGGATCGTGCCCCGCCAGGCCGCACCTGCAGGCGACAGCAACTCCACGCAGGCGCCAGCGTAGTCCGCGGCCGGACGCGCCTTCAGGTCGGCGTTCGCCTGGTAGGCCTTGGCACGCAGGTTGGTGCGCATCGGGCCGGGTTGCAGACCGCTGATGCGTGGGCCGTGCTCACCCAGTTCGGCCTGCAGCATGCGGACCAATGCCGCCTGTCCGGCCTGGGCGATGCCGTAGCCGCCCCAGAATGCGCCGCCGCTGCGGGCCGGGTCATCCAGCACGAACACCGCCGCGCCGGCTTCCGATTTCGCCAGCAGCGGCAGGCAGGCCTGGGTGAGCCACCAGCGCGCGGTCAGGTCGACGTGGATCGCGCGGGCGAAGTCGGCCGGGTCGGTGTGGGACAACGGCGTCAGCCCCCTGAACTCGGCGGCGCAATGCAGCAGCCCGTCGAGGCGACCGAACTCCCCGTCGATGGCCTGGCCCAGCTGGTCGAAGTCGTCGGGCGACGCGCCTTCCAGGTCCAGCGGATACAGGATCGGCTCCGGGCCGACCGCTTTCACCGCGTCATACAGGCGGTTGAGCGGCGCCAGCTTGCGGCCGAGCAGCACCAGCGTGGCGCCGGCTTTCGCGCAGGCGACTGCCGCAGCCGACCCCAGTCCGCCGGCCGCGCCCGCGACCAGGACGATGCGGCCATCCAGGGCCTGGTCCTGCGATACGTCCACCATGCTCAGGCCTTCCGCGCGTCGGCGACCAGGCGCGCCAGTTCGCCGGACTCGGCCAGCTCCACGGTGATGTCGCAGCCGCCGATCAGTTCGCCGTTGATGAAAAGCTGCGGGAACGTCGGCCAGTCGGAAAACCGCGGCAGGTTGGCGCGGATCTCGGGTTCTTCCAGCACGTTGACGGTGTGCAGGTCGGTGGCGCCCGCGGCCTTCAACGCCTGCACCGCGCGGCTGGAAAAACCGCACATCGGGAACAGCGCGGTGCCCTTCATGAACAACACGATGGGATGGGCTTCAAGCTCGGCGCGGATGCGCTCTTCCACGGACGACATTGGCAAAACTCCTGCAACGGTGTGGCCCGCGCGCTTCATCGCGCGGCAACGGACGAGGGGGATACAATCGCTAATTGTAATTGTTCGCGCGGCCCCGGCCGCATCCCCATCCGTCATGCACCAGGAGCTTTCCGTGGCCATCGAACTGCCCGCCCTGCCCTACGACCGCACCGCCCTCGAGCCGCACATCTCCGCCGAGACGATCGACTTCCACTATGGCAAGCACCACCAGGCCTACGTGACCAACCTCAACAACATGATCGCGGGCACCGAGTTCGCCGACATGGCGCTGGAGGAGATCATCAGCAAGTCGCAGGGCGGCATGTTCAACAACGCCGCGCAGGTGTGGAACCACACGTTCTACTGGAACTGCCTGAAGCCGGCCGGCGGCGGCGCGCCGGAAGGCAAGCTGGCCGACGCCATCAATGCCGCGTTCGGCAGCTTCGAGGCTTTCAAGGAAGCCTTCACCAAGACCGCCATCGGCACCTTCGGCTCCGGCTGGGCGTGGCTGGTGCAGCGCCCGGACGGCGCGCTGGCGCTGGTGAGTACGCCGAACGCAGCCACGCCGCTGACCGGCGAAGACACCCCGCTGCTGACCTGCGACGTGTGGGAGCACGCCTACTACATCGACTACCGCAACGCCCGCCCGAAGTACGTGGAGGCGTTCTGGAACCTAGTGAACTGGGACTTCGCCGCGGCGCAGATGAAGTAAGCCGCGCCACGCGCGACACGCGAACGGCCGGGGCGACCCGGCCGTTTTCATTTGCCAGCCCGGGCCTCAGGCCAGCGGGGGACGTTCGCCCAGTTCGCGCATGCGCAGGACCAAGCCGATGCTGTAGTACAGGGTGTATGCCACCAGTGCGGCGGCGATCGCCATGGTCAGCACGCTGGGCTGCTGCTGCGCGCCCTGCATGCCGCCGCCTTGGGTGAAGCGCCAGATCATGCGCACGGCCAGCGCCAGCGTCAGCAGGCCGCCCACCCATGGACTCGGTATGTAGGTGCGCACGCCATTGCGCCACTCGGCATGGGTGTGGCGCAAGCCCACCCAGCCCAGCAGGACGCCCACTGCCGCGCCGCCCGCCATCGGCAGCAGCGCATGCGGGACGAAGGCGGCGGCCACCGCCAGCAGCAGCGCTACCAGCGTGATTAGCACCAAGCGTAACCAGGTGCGCTTCGGCTTCCACGCCTGCGGCCCGAAATTGCGCCGCACGCGCCTGTACAGCACCCAGCCGACGAGCACCGGCATCGCGTAGGGCAGCATCTGGCTGGGTTGCAGGATCATCGGCATTCGCGGGCGCGGGTTTGCCCGCATCCTGACACGGATTGCCGCGATCCCGCAGCGCCCGGCGCAGCGCTCAGCCGAGGCGTTCGATGACCGGCACGACCTGCGACCGACGATCCAGCGCATCGCCGACGCGCCGCAGCGCCTCGGCCAGCTCCTGCCGCGAGTCGGCGCGCAGCGTCGCGTGCCCGACCTTGCGCCCTTCGCGCGACGCCTTGCCGTAGTCGTGCCAGTGCCCACCGGCTTCGCGCAACACCGGTTCCGGATCCGGCATCTCGCCCAGCCAGTTGAGCATGCAGGCGTAGCCGACCATGCGGGTATCGCCGAGTGGCATTCCCAGCACCGCGCGCAGATGGTTCTGGAACTGGCTGGTCTCGCTGCCTTCGATGGTCCAATGCCCGGAGTTGTGCACGCGCGGCGCCATCTCGTTGGCCAGTAACTCGCCGTCACGGCAGAACAGCTCCAGCGCGAATACACCCACGTAGTCCAGCGCTTCCGCCAGCTTGCGCGCGTGCGACAGCGCGGTGGCGCGCAATGCGTCATCGACCTGCGCCGGGGCGAGACTGGCGGACAGCACGCCGTCGACGTGCCAGTTCTCGGTCAGCGGCCAGGCACGGAATTCACCGTCGCGACCACGCACCGCGACCACCGACAGCTCGTGCTGGAAGGCGACGAAACCCTCGAGGATCAATCCCACCCGTGCCGCCTGCGCGCCGAGTGCGTCCCACGCGGCATCGACGTCGCCCGGCGACTTGATGCGGAACTGGCCCTTGCCGTCGTAGCCCAGCCGGCGGGTCTTGAGAATGCAGGGGGTGCCGATTTCCGCCACCGCCGCCTGCAACTGCTCGCGGGTGTCGATGGCTGCAAACGGCGGCACGGGGATGCCCTGCTCGCGGAACAGGGTCTTCTCGGCCAGCCGATCCTGCGCCGTCGCCAGCGCGCGTGGGTTCGGGAATACCGGCACCCGCGCGGTCAGCCACTGCGCCGATTCCGCCGGTACGTTCTCGAAATCGAAGGTCGCCACGTCCACCCGGGCCGCGAATTCCGTCAGCGCGGACTGGTCGTTGTAGTCGCCCACCACCATCGGCGCGAACTGGCCGGCGCAGGCGTCGCCCACAGTGTCCAGCACCAGGAAGCGCAGCCCCAGCGGCGCGCCGGACAGCGCCATCATGCGCGCCAGCTGGCCGCCACCAAGGATGCCGACGGTGGTCAAATCACGCGGCTCGCTCATCGGCGCGGATCGTCGTGGGCCACGACGTCCTCGGTCTGTTTTGCACGGAACGCGGCCAGCGCCTCGGCGATCGACGGATGTTCGCCGGCCAGCATCGCCGCCGCGAACAGCGCCGCGTTGGCCGCGCCGGCATTGCCGATAGCGAAGGTGGCTACCGGGATGCCGGCCGGCATCTGCACGATCGACAACAGCGAATCCATGCCGTTCAACGCCTTGCTCTGCACCGGTACGCCCAGCACGGGCACGGCGGTCTTGGAGGCCAGCATGCCCGGCAGGTGGGCGGCCCCGCCGGCGCCGGCGATGATCGCGCGCAGGCCACGGGTGGCCGCGGTCTCGGCATAGGAGAACAGCACGTCGGGGGTGCGGTGGGCGGACACCACCCGCACCTCGTGCGGCACGCCCAACGCTTCCAGCCGCGAAGCAGCGTGCTGCATCGTCTCCCAGTCGGAGCGCGATCCCATGACGAGGCCGACCAGCGGTGCGGCGTTGTTGGCTGCGGACATGACAATCCCCGGTCGCTAAAGACGTATTCTAACGGCCCCCGTTTCCCGTTGCCTCTGCCGATGGATCGCAAGCTTCTCGACATCCTGGTCTGCCCCGCCACCCGCCAGCCGCTCTCGCTGCTGGACGCAGCCGGGCTGGATGCCCTCAACCGCGCCATCGCCGGCGGCGGCGTGAAGCGCGGCGACGGCAGCCCGCAGGCACAGCCGCTGCGCGCTGCCCTGCTGACCCGCGACCGCAAGACGGCCTACCGCATCGACGACGGCATTCCGGTGCTGTTGGCCGAAGAGGCGCTGGCCACGGCGCAGGTGCCGGACTTCCCCGCCGCATGAGCACACCGCGCTGCGCTCCGCCGCCAGCGGGTGTGGTCGCCGTCAACGTGGCGGCAGCGCTCGCCGAGGACATCGGCCCCGGCGATGCCACTGCCGCGCTGCTGGACGACAGCCCCGATAGCGCCTATCTGCTGTGCAAGGAAGACTGCGTGGTGGCCGGACGGCCGTGGTTCGACGCCTGCCACCGCGCGCTGGATCCCGACGTGCGCATCGACTGGCGCTGCGAGGAAGGCGACCGCATCGCCAAGGGCACCGTCATCGCCACCCTGGCCGGCCGCAACCGCGCGCTAGTCAGCGCCGAGCGCGCCTCGCTGAACTTCCTGCAGACCCTCAGCGGCACCGCCACCATCACCGCCCGGTACGTGGAGGCGGTGCGCGGCACCGGCGCCGCGATCCTGGACACCCGCAAGACCCTGCCCGGCTTGCGCGTGGCGCAGAAATACGCAGTCCGCGCCGGCGGCGGCATGAACCACCGTCTGGCCCTGTTCGACGCAGTGATGCTGAAGGAGAACCACGTGCGCGCGTTCGGCTCGGTGGCCGCGGCCATTGCGCGCGCGCGCGCCCTGCACCCCGCGCTGCCGCTGATCGTCGAAGTGGAAACGCTCGACGAGCTGCGCGAGGCCCTGGCGACCGGCTGCACCCGGGTGCTGATCGATGATTTCGACGCGGAGGCGCGGCGCGAAGCTGTACGTATCGCCAAGGGGGCGCCGTACCACGGGCGCATCCCGCTGGAAGTCTCCGGGGGTGTCGACCTGGACAGCCTACGCGGCATCGCCGAGGACGGCGTCGACTGCATTTCGATCGGCGCACTGACCAAGCACGTGCACGCGATCGACTTCTCGCTGAAGCTTGGCCCGCCGCCGCGCGCGGATTGATTCAGCGCGACAGCCAGTAGGCCGCGCCAGCCAGCACCAGCACCAACGCCGCCAGCCATGGCCAACGGCTCGGCGCGGGCGCACCTTCGTCCCTGGCGCGCACCGGCTGGCCGGGCATCAGCAGCTGGAAGCGCTGGGTGTCGAAGCGGATCTCGTCGCCATGTACGGCCTGCGCCCGGGTGACCCGCTTGCCGTTGAGCCAAGTCCCGTTCGCCGAGCCAAGATCCTCGAGCAGCACTTCGTCACCCGCCGGGGTCAGCCGCGCATGCAGGCGCGA from Thermomonas sp. XSG encodes the following:
- the ppnN gene encoding nucleotide 5'-monophosphate nucleosidase PpnN yields the protein MNDTTTTLPQGAAIPFTPTLPTVSTHIYPRGALDVLSREEVARLRDASAGGLHDLLRRCALAVLTSGSASDDPRAAQELYPDFDIQVRQQDRGVRIELTNAPAMAFVDDQIIAGVAELLFAVVRDLAFTAIDLNGDEELNTSSGITDAVFRLLRNARVLHPADPNLVVCWGGHSIGQEEYKYTKQVGYELGLRGMDICTGCGPGAMKGPMKGATIAHAKQRRRRTRYIGVTEPGIIAAESPNPIVNHLVIMPDIEKRLEAFVRMGHGIVVFPGGVGTAEEILYLLGILLREENAHLRFPLILTGPTGAAPYFEQIDRFIRLTLGDDAARLYEIIVADPARVAKRMDMGIRKVKEQRIAQKDSFFFNWGIDVPLEFQQPFVPTHELMAGLDLHHGRKPHELAADLRRAFSGIVAGNVKEDGMRRIEAHGPFEIHGDPDIMLALDALLRAFVEQRRMKISGEYKPCYRVVA
- a CDS encoding TonB-dependent receptor; translated protein: MKHPNRARLSKLSLGLMVALAAAPVFAQSTSAGVGGQVVSAGGQPVAGAEIIITHVESGTVSRATTDASGRYNARGLRVGGPYTIVVNKAGEGSKTEENVYLTLNQVSTVNATLGAAITNIETVQVIGNAGDYLFDANNKGMGTSISGRQLETAVSGNRSLDDIARLDPRVTVTDQNDGSISVAGQNNRYNTISVDGLSVNDPFGLNANGLGFTGSPISPDTIAAYDIKVTEFDVTSDSVGANINAVTKSGTNDFRGSVYYTLTDASSMVGRLGGPAYKGFDKNETKGATFGGPIIKDRLFFFGSYEEQEISGLAGVGTDAVSSGKLTSQQVNDVASAFDAIGIDAGTYGDAGAVSLKNKRTLAKLDWNINDSQRASFTFQRTEETRPTPYSSYVRDISAILPSNWYTSANKTDNYSVQLFSDWTENFSTELKIGYQKYNVNNGAAVNQPEVFACFTAVAADCNATPQNSRAPWVIGGEDRFRHENSIASKRISGTLSGTYYAGDHVIKGGVDFLSNEVGNVFGSLLNGSYGFYDKNGNGTPVDEILAKNYGFFTKNYLPAGVSLADSAGTWKYTQVSPFLQDTWQATDNLSLVFGVRVNLPKADHAPPVALQSATNTAPGATPGAPVWESRFGYTSASTLGSKNKVFEPRFAFNYTFDSERQMQLRGGVGLFQTVAPYVWLTNPYANNGVVSPKGYNGTNPVADPFNPDPANQPGPTNVQAGVCATNARCTIDVLDPDFKMPGAWKFALGFDAELPWWGLTGSIEYQHIKSKNAIDYKLPNIGTPNGTLPDGRDSYWTAGYGSSKNNGSFRELDYQSTLLTNTNKGKSDSITFSLTKALSNGFRGNFSITQTHSTDVTPGTASRAISNYNYVARVNPNDSIESTARFDVPLSVKASMSWEHAFFGDYKTTVSMYYNGRNGLPYSWTFGTDVNGDSINNVDLAYIPLANDPIVSYKAGTTAAQIQAFQAFIDSDPYLSSRRGQIAERNSSHQPWINQLDVGFQQELPGFFKGNKVVVRLDIYNFLNMVNKDWGQQDGLGFFGTRRLAYVSGVTNGKYVYDLGTAASPAWQEFGVYDSYANPSRVISRWQALLTVRYQF
- the pilV gene encoding type IV pilus modification protein PilV, with the protein product MKTPTQLKSLPRHIRGMSLIEVLVAVVVLAVGMLGVASMQALALRGGQGSLESSQAVMAANSIIEAMRANRLNAAAYVFNGTAACATVPAAGGSLASNDLNNWVTQLKATIGTGAGDTTTCGSITQAGGVYTVTVQWDDRRAGGAQTRTVVTEARI
- a CDS encoding GspH/FimT family pseudopilin encodes the protein MSHLYPHPLHRGSRGFTLVELMVTVAVLGIIAVVAVPAMTDMINNSRVRGASEEVTGALQLARSEALKRNQRIIACASASGTSCAASASRMVVYWQDPANAATTELVREISMPGSVQVSGAAAGIQFRASGVADSAQQLQVSVAGHSRYVCVQISGVISVKKVTCS
- a CDS encoding histidine kinase — its product is MNASPDPLAALWRPPALLGVMLGGEALAAILALAPAESSERLVQFGLASLGIQWVALGTLCALYLLRNRLGRLPPMTLAWVCLGLFLAMSLLVSMAAWSVLAVGGLGDGSRQAFVLRTLAIALVVGLIGLVSYQNYWRSRRLAVRAKQLELEALQARIRPHFLFNTLNTGAALVHARPDEAERVLLDLADLFRSALRGPQLIPLAEELALTRRYLEIEALRFGPRLQLTWDLPETLPEVPVPSLSIQPLAENAIRHGIERLPSGGRLEVAVRPGEDAIEIVITNDLPAVESSHKGHAIGLASARERVQAMTGGRGRIDASVEDGRYVARMHLPA